One stretch of Xiphophorus maculatus strain JP 163 A chromosome 19, X_maculatus-5.0-male, whole genome shotgun sequence DNA includes these proteins:
- the fbln5 gene encoding fibulin-5 isoform X2 has protein sequence MPLETLALSRLCFCGAPASCPPQGFTKRKFPICRMLAALVFALLCIQSAHGQSCPNGFEYNRNLGQCSDVNECSWPQPCQGEMLCVNRIGGYQCLSSDYYDRPYRRVSPAQPEPSYPEPSDRIPDTFARAPARAAEPSYPIVSNPALCTLGYALAADGTCNDIDECETNSHHCNPTQVCINTAGGYTCSCTEGYWLIAGQCQDIDECRYGYCEQLCANVAGSYSCSCNPGFLLNPDSRTCQDVNECDERPCGHGCLNTYGSFMCNCNEGYELASDGTTCIDLDECSFSEFLCQFRCVNTPGSFSCICPPGYYLYEDSRSCEDVNECDTGNNTCTTEQVCFNFQGGYTCLNPLQCQPPYIAVSDNQCMCSAENPACRDLAFTILYRHMDLSSGRSVPVDIFQMQATTRYPGAFYIFQIKSGNSGREFYMRQTSNVSATLVLMRPIKGPQVLVLDLEMVTVNNVINFRGSSIIRLTIYVSEHPF, from the exons ATGCCGTTGGAAACGCTCGCGCTCAG CAGGCTATGCTTCTGTGGAGCTCCGGCCAGCTGTCCTCCACAAGGCTTCACAAAACGAAAATTCCCCATTTGCAGAATGTTGGCCGCTCTGGTATTTGCTCTGCTTTGCATCCAGTCAGCGCACGGACAG TCCTGTCCGAACGGCTTTGAATACAACCGGAATTTAGGACAATGTTCAG ATGTGAACGAGTGCAGCTGGCCGCAACCGTGCCAAGGAGAGATGCTCTGCGTCAACCGGATCGGAGGCTACCAGTGCCTCTCCAGCGACTACTACGACCGGCCTTACAGACGGGTGAGCCCCGCCCAGCCTGAGCCGAGCTACCCGGAGCCCTCTGACAGAATCCCGGACACCTTCGCGCGGGCTCCAGCGAGAGCCGCGGAGCCGAGTTACCCCATTGTGAGCAATCCCGCGCTGTGCACCTTGGGGTACGCGCTGGCGGCGGACGGCACCTGCAACG ACATTGACGAATGTGAGACGAACTCCCACCACTGTAACCCCACGCAGGTCTGCATCAACACCGCCGGCGGCTACACCTGCTCCTGCACCGAAGGCTATTGGCTCATAGCCGGACAGTGTCAAG ATATCGATGAGTGCCGCTATGGTTACTGCGAACAACTGTGTGCCAACGTCGCTGGCTCTTATTCCTGCTCGTGTAATCCCGGCTTCCTCCTTAATCCAGACAGCCGGACCTGTCAGG ATGTGAACGAATGTGACGAACGACCTTGCGGTCACGGCTGTCTCAACACCTACGGCTCTTTCATGTGCAACTGCAACGAAGGATACGAGCTGGCGTCCGACGGCACAACCTGTATCG ACCTGGATGAGTGCAGTTTCTCTGAGTTTCTGTGCCAGTTCAGATGCGTGAACACCCCCGGCTCGTTCTCCTGCATCTGCCCGCCCGGGTATTATTTATACGAGGACAGCCGGAGCTGTGAAG ACGTCAATGAATGTGACACTGGTAACAACACCTGTACAACAGAACAAGTGTGTTTCAATTTCCAGGGAGGCTATACATGCCTGAATCCTTTACAGTGTCAGCCTCCTTACATCGCCGTTAGCGACAA CCAGTGCATGTGTTCAGCTGAGAACCCTGCCTGCAGGGACTTGGCTTTCACCATTCTGTACCGACACATGGACTTGTCGTCGGGGCGCAGTGTGCCTGTCGACATCTTCCAGATGCAGGCCACCACGCGCTATCCCGGCGCCTTCTACATCTTCCAGATAAAGTCGGGCAACAGCGGACGGGAGTTTTACATGAGG CAAACCAGCAACGTGAGCGCCACCCTCGTCCTGATGCGGCCCATCAAAGGGCCGCAGGTGTTGGTGCTGGACCTGGAGATGGTCACGGTCAACAACGTCATCAACTTCCGAGGAAGCTCCATCATCAGGCTGACGATATACGTGTCGGAGCATCCGTTCTGA
- the fbln5 gene encoding fibulin-5 isoform X3 produces the protein MPLETLALRLCFCGAPASCPPQGFTKRKFPICRMLAALVFALLCIQSAHGQSCPNGFEYNRNLGQCSDVNECSWPQPCQGEMLCVNRIGGYQCLSSDYYDRPYRRVSPAQPEPSYPEPSDRIPDTFARAPARAAEPSYPIVSNPALCTLGYALAADGTCNDIDECETNSHHCNPTQVCINTAGGYTCSCTEGYWLIAGQCQDIDECRYGYCEQLCANVAGSYSCSCNPGFLLNPDSRTCQDVNECDERPCGHGCLNTYGSFMCNCNEGYELASDGTTCIDLDECSFSEFLCQFRCVNTPGSFSCICPPGYYLYEDSRSCEDVNECDTGNNTCTTEQVCFNFQGGYTCLNPLQCQPPYIAVSDNQCMCSAENPACRDLAFTILYRHMDLSSGRSVPVDIFQMQATTRYPGAFYIFQIKSGNSGREFYMRQTSNVSATLVLMRPIKGPQVLVLDLEMVTVNNVINFRGSSIIRLTIYVSEHPF, from the exons ATGCCGTTGGAAACGCTCGCGCTCAG GCTATGCTTCTGTGGAGCTCCGGCCAGCTGTCCTCCACAAGGCTTCACAAAACGAAAATTCCCCATTTGCAGAATGTTGGCCGCTCTGGTATTTGCTCTGCTTTGCATCCAGTCAGCGCACGGACAG TCCTGTCCGAACGGCTTTGAATACAACCGGAATTTAGGACAATGTTCAG ATGTGAACGAGTGCAGCTGGCCGCAACCGTGCCAAGGAGAGATGCTCTGCGTCAACCGGATCGGAGGCTACCAGTGCCTCTCCAGCGACTACTACGACCGGCCTTACAGACGGGTGAGCCCCGCCCAGCCTGAGCCGAGCTACCCGGAGCCCTCTGACAGAATCCCGGACACCTTCGCGCGGGCTCCAGCGAGAGCCGCGGAGCCGAGTTACCCCATTGTGAGCAATCCCGCGCTGTGCACCTTGGGGTACGCGCTGGCGGCGGACGGCACCTGCAACG ACATTGACGAATGTGAGACGAACTCCCACCACTGTAACCCCACGCAGGTCTGCATCAACACCGCCGGCGGCTACACCTGCTCCTGCACCGAAGGCTATTGGCTCATAGCCGGACAGTGTCAAG ATATCGATGAGTGCCGCTATGGTTACTGCGAACAACTGTGTGCCAACGTCGCTGGCTCTTATTCCTGCTCGTGTAATCCCGGCTTCCTCCTTAATCCAGACAGCCGGACCTGTCAGG ATGTGAACGAATGTGACGAACGACCTTGCGGTCACGGCTGTCTCAACACCTACGGCTCTTTCATGTGCAACTGCAACGAAGGATACGAGCTGGCGTCCGACGGCACAACCTGTATCG ACCTGGATGAGTGCAGTTTCTCTGAGTTTCTGTGCCAGTTCAGATGCGTGAACACCCCCGGCTCGTTCTCCTGCATCTGCCCGCCCGGGTATTATTTATACGAGGACAGCCGGAGCTGTGAAG ACGTCAATGAATGTGACACTGGTAACAACACCTGTACAACAGAACAAGTGTGTTTCAATTTCCAGGGAGGCTATACATGCCTGAATCCTTTACAGTGTCAGCCTCCTTACATCGCCGTTAGCGACAA CCAGTGCATGTGTTCAGCTGAGAACCCTGCCTGCAGGGACTTGGCTTTCACCATTCTGTACCGACACATGGACTTGTCGTCGGGGCGCAGTGTGCCTGTCGACATCTTCCAGATGCAGGCCACCACGCGCTATCCCGGCGCCTTCTACATCTTCCAGATAAAGTCGGGCAACAGCGGACGGGAGTTTTACATGAGG CAAACCAGCAACGTGAGCGCCACCCTCGTCCTGATGCGGCCCATCAAAGGGCCGCAGGTGTTGGTGCTGGACCTGGAGATGGTCACGGTCAACAACGTCATCAACTTCCGAGGAAGCTCCATCATCAGGCTGACGATATACGTGTCGGAGCATCCGTTCTGA
- the fbln5 gene encoding fibulin-5 isoform X1, with translation MPLETLALRFCSSLRLCFCGAPASCPPQGFTKRKFPICRMLAALVFALLCIQSAHGQSCPNGFEYNRNLGQCSDVNECSWPQPCQGEMLCVNRIGGYQCLSSDYYDRPYRRVSPAQPEPSYPEPSDRIPDTFARAPARAAEPSYPIVSNPALCTLGYALAADGTCNDIDECETNSHHCNPTQVCINTAGGYTCSCTEGYWLIAGQCQDIDECRYGYCEQLCANVAGSYSCSCNPGFLLNPDSRTCQDVNECDERPCGHGCLNTYGSFMCNCNEGYELASDGTTCIDLDECSFSEFLCQFRCVNTPGSFSCICPPGYYLYEDSRSCEDVNECDTGNNTCTTEQVCFNFQGGYTCLNPLQCQPPYIAVSDNQCMCSAENPACRDLAFTILYRHMDLSSGRSVPVDIFQMQATTRYPGAFYIFQIKSGNSGREFYMRQTSNVSATLVLMRPIKGPQVLVLDLEMVTVNNVINFRGSSIIRLTIYVSEHPF, from the exons ATGCCGTTGGAAACGCTCGCGCTCAGGTTTTGTTCTTCTCTAAG GCTATGCTTCTGTGGAGCTCCGGCCAGCTGTCCTCCACAAGGCTTCACAAAACGAAAATTCCCCATTTGCAGAATGTTGGCCGCTCTGGTATTTGCTCTGCTTTGCATCCAGTCAGCGCACGGACAG TCCTGTCCGAACGGCTTTGAATACAACCGGAATTTAGGACAATGTTCAG ATGTGAACGAGTGCAGCTGGCCGCAACCGTGCCAAGGAGAGATGCTCTGCGTCAACCGGATCGGAGGCTACCAGTGCCTCTCCAGCGACTACTACGACCGGCCTTACAGACGGGTGAGCCCCGCCCAGCCTGAGCCGAGCTACCCGGAGCCCTCTGACAGAATCCCGGACACCTTCGCGCGGGCTCCAGCGAGAGCCGCGGAGCCGAGTTACCCCATTGTGAGCAATCCCGCGCTGTGCACCTTGGGGTACGCGCTGGCGGCGGACGGCACCTGCAACG ACATTGACGAATGTGAGACGAACTCCCACCACTGTAACCCCACGCAGGTCTGCATCAACACCGCCGGCGGCTACACCTGCTCCTGCACCGAAGGCTATTGGCTCATAGCCGGACAGTGTCAAG ATATCGATGAGTGCCGCTATGGTTACTGCGAACAACTGTGTGCCAACGTCGCTGGCTCTTATTCCTGCTCGTGTAATCCCGGCTTCCTCCTTAATCCAGACAGCCGGACCTGTCAGG ATGTGAACGAATGTGACGAACGACCTTGCGGTCACGGCTGTCTCAACACCTACGGCTCTTTCATGTGCAACTGCAACGAAGGATACGAGCTGGCGTCCGACGGCACAACCTGTATCG ACCTGGATGAGTGCAGTTTCTCTGAGTTTCTGTGCCAGTTCAGATGCGTGAACACCCCCGGCTCGTTCTCCTGCATCTGCCCGCCCGGGTATTATTTATACGAGGACAGCCGGAGCTGTGAAG ACGTCAATGAATGTGACACTGGTAACAACACCTGTACAACAGAACAAGTGTGTTTCAATTTCCAGGGAGGCTATACATGCCTGAATCCTTTACAGTGTCAGCCTCCTTACATCGCCGTTAGCGACAA CCAGTGCATGTGTTCAGCTGAGAACCCTGCCTGCAGGGACTTGGCTTTCACCATTCTGTACCGACACATGGACTTGTCGTCGGGGCGCAGTGTGCCTGTCGACATCTTCCAGATGCAGGCCACCACGCGCTATCCCGGCGCCTTCTACATCTTCCAGATAAAGTCGGGCAACAGCGGACGGGAGTTTTACATGAGG CAAACCAGCAACGTGAGCGCCACCCTCGTCCTGATGCGGCCCATCAAAGGGCCGCAGGTGTTGGTGCTGGACCTGGAGATGGTCACGGTCAACAACGTCATCAACTTCCGAGGAAGCTCCATCATCAGGCTGACGATATACGTGTCGGAGCATCCGTTCTGA